GCTGCAGCGGCCATCCGTTCAAAAGTTACCCGGGGCGAAGTCGTTCCTTCCTGCATCAACTTCATAACAGGGCCGAGCAATTCTGCTGATATCGAAATGGACCTTGTCGTCGGCGTCCATGGTCCCATCAAAGCGGTCTATATAATCGTCGAAGATAAGTAGAAATAAGGAAAAGAAAATGGAGATGACCTGATTAGGTCTCTCCATTTTTAACTTTCTATATTACTCATAAATGATCCGATCAACCGCTTCACGATCGAGACGTTTGATCACTTCGACAATGAGCTTAACTGCATTCTCATAATCATCCCGGTGGAGCATTGCTGCGTGTGAATGAATGTAGCGTGTGGCAATCGTGATTGCCAGTGCGGGAACACCATTTGCAGTTAAATGGATGGAGCCGGCATCCGTCCCGCCGCCTGGAATCGATTCATATTGATAAGGAATATTCATTTCATCAGCCGTGTCGGTGACGAAATCGCGTAATCCCTTATGTGCCACCATCGATGAATCATAGATGACGATTTGCGGGCCTTCACCCATCTTACTCATCGCTTCTTTTTCGGAAACCCCCGGTGTATCACCAGCAATGCCAACATCGACGGCAAAACCGATATCCGGCTGAATTTTGAATGTGGATGTTTTGGAGCCACGCAGGCCGACCTCTTCTTGCACAGCGCCAATTCCATAAACTACATTAGGATGGTCGCTGTCTTTCAGCTGTTTAAGCACATCAATGGCGATTGCACAGCCAATTCGATTGTCCCAGGCTTTGGCAAGCAGCATCTTTTCATTATTCATGACCGTGAATTCAAAATATGGCACAACCATATCCCCTGGCTTGACGCCCCATTCCTTAACCTCTTCTTTGCTGGATGCACCGATATCAATAAACATATCCTTAATATCAACCGGCTTCTTCCGCGCCTCCGCTGACAGGATGTGCGGCGGCTTGGAACCGATAATGCCAGTTAGATCACCTTTACTTGTAACGATCGTCACGCGCTGGGCCAGCATTACTTGTGACCACCAACCCCCTACCGGCTGGAAACGCAAAAATCCTTTATCATCAATTTGGGTGATCATGAAACCGACCTCGTCCATATGCCCGGTAACGATGATTTTCGGTCCGTTTTCATCACCCGTTTTCTTGGCAATCAAACTTCCCAGGCCATCTGTCGATATTTCATCCGCAAATGGTGTTATGTATTCGGTCATCACTTTTCTTACTTCACTTTCATTTCCTGCGATGCCTTTAGCATCCGTTAAGTCAGCAAGCATCCTTAACGTTTCATCCAATTGAGCCATACTTATACCTCCCTATAACTTACATTACAAGAATA
The DNA window shown above is from Peribacillus sp. FSL P2-0133 and carries:
- a CDS encoding M42 family metallopeptidase: MAQLDETLRMLADLTDAKGIAGNESEVRKVMTEYITPFADEISTDGLGSLIAKKTGDENGPKIIVTGHMDEVGFMITQIDDKGFLRFQPVGGWWSQVMLAQRVTIVTSKGDLTGIIGSKPPHILSAEARKKPVDIKDMFIDIGASSKEEVKEWGVKPGDMVVPYFEFTVMNNEKMLLAKAWDNRIGCAIAIDVLKQLKDSDHPNVVYGIGAVQEEVGLRGSKTSTFKIQPDIGFAVDVGIAGDTPGVSEKEAMSKMGEGPQIVIYDSSMVAHKGLRDFVTDTADEMNIPYQYESIPGGGTDAGSIHLTANGVPALAITIATRYIHSHAAMLHRDDYENAVKLIVEVIKRLDREAVDRIIYE